The Cynocephalus volans isolate mCynVol1 chromosome 2, mCynVol1.pri, whole genome shotgun sequence genome window below encodes:
- the ZNF74 gene encoding zinc finger protein 74, protein METLALKPKETALSSQVPALPLKENPEDKSFWGLLEARSEESVTFKDVAVDFTQEEWGQLDSPQRALYRDVMLENYQNLLALAGPPVRKPDVISHLERGEEPWRVQREVPRGACPEWEPRPEMKESSQQQDACKEEPYQEPVIEQPMRPSLHSAGLGKAWAWEDQADTLWGSEAALWKPHGDISTEESCSGHIQSEEDFPLRCVLFAQQSIPTGGHCPGICTNDVQSTEGITKDYQRMCTRENSFNSSEPGKYPHMHRQRGAGATEGLFVCGECGKAFHQSSSLTLHRRWHTREKAYKCSECGKAFTWSTNLIEHQRIHTGEKPFFCSECGKAFSCHSSLNVHHRIHTGERPYKCSACEKAFSCSSLLNMHLRVHTGEKPYKCSECGKAFNQRTHLTRHHRIHTGEKPYKCNECGKAFTCHSSLTVHEKIHNGDKPFKCTECEKAFNNRSRLTLHQRIHTGEKPFKCTDCGKGFSCHSYLLVHQRIHSGEKPFKCTECGKAFSSHSYLIVHQRIHTGEKPFDCSKCWKAFSCHSSLIVHQRIHTGEKPYKCNECGKAFSQNHCLIKHQKIHSGEKSFKCNECGEMFNWSSHLVEHQRLHSEEKPFAIQFNKHLLSTYYVPGSLLGARDTRVSDVDPINALDVAKLLCVVQPPPTRNFPLGSKPDN, encoded by the exons GAATCAGTGACTTTcaaggatgtggctgtggacttcacccAGGAGGAGTGGGGTCAGCTGGACTCCCCTCAGAGGGCCCTGTACCGGGATGTGATGCTGGAAAACTACCAGAACCTTCTCGCCCTTG CGGGGCCTCCTGTCCGCAAGCCAGACGTGATCTCCCATCTGGAACGCGGCGAGGAGCCTTGGCGGGTGCAGAGAGAAGTCCCCAGAGGGGCTTGTCCAG AATGGGAGCCTAGGCCTGAGATGAAGGAGTCCTCTCAACAGCAGGATGCTTGCAAAGAAGAACCGTACCAGGAGCCAGTCATTGAGCAGCCAATGAGGCCCAGCCTCCACAGTGCCGGCCTTGGCAAGGCATGGGCTTGGGAGGACCAGGCAGATACTCTGTGGGGAAGCGAGGCTGCCCTCTGGAAGCCCCATGGGGACATTTCCACGGAGGAGAGCTGTAGTGGACATATCCAGTCTGAGGAGGATTTCCCCCTCAGGTGTGTCCTCTTTGCCCAGCAAAGTATTCCTACAGGAGGACACTGCCCTGGCATATGCACAAATGATGTCCAGTCCACTGAGGGTATAACCAAAGACTACCAGAGAATGTGCACAAGGGAAAACTCTTTCAACTCAAGTGAGCCTGGAAAAtacccacacatgcacaggcaGCGGGGAGCGGGTGCTACGGAGGGTCTCTTTGTGTGTGGCGAATGTGGAAAGGCCTTCCACCAGAGCTCATCCCTCACGCTGCACCGGCGCTGGCACACTCGGGAGAAGGCTTACAAATGCAGCGAGTGTGGCAAAGCCTTCACATGGAGCACCAACCTCATTGAGCACCAGCGGATCCACACCGGTGAGAAgccctttttctgcagtgagtgCGGGAAAGCCTTCAGCTGCCACTCGTCCCTCAACGTGCACCACCGAATTCACACCGGCGAGAGGCCCTACAAGTGTAGTGCCTGCGAGAAGGCCTTCAGCTGCAGCTCACTGCTCAACATGCACCTCAGGGTTCACACCGGGGAGAAGCCCTACAAGTGCAGCgagtgtgggaaggccttcaACCAGCGGACGCACCTAACACGGCACCACAGGATCCACACTGGCGAGAAGCCTTACAAATGTAACGAGTGTGGCAAGGCCTTCACCTGCCACTCATCCCTCACCGTGCATGAGAAGATCCACAATGGAGACAAGCCATTCAAGTGCACCGAATGTGAGAAGGCCTTCAATAACCGCTCGCGCCTCACTCTCCATCAGAGGATTCACACGGGAGAGAAGCCCTTCAAGTGCACTGACTGTGGGAAAGGCTTCAGTTGTCATTCATACCTCCTCGTGCACCAGAGGATTCACAGCGGGGAGAAGCCCTTCAAGTGCAccgaatgtgggaaagccttcagctCCCATTCCTACCTCATCGTGCACCAGAGGatccacactggagagaagccctttGATTGCAGCAAGTGCTGGAAAGCCTTCAGCTGCCATTCATCCCTCATTGTGCACCAGAGGATTCATACTGGGGAGAAGCCCTACAAATGCAATGAGTGTGGCAAAGCCTTCAGCCAAAATCATTGTCTTATTAAACATCAGAAAATTCATTCCGGGGAGAAATCGtttaaatgtaatgaatgtggcgaGATGTTCAACTGGAGTTCACACCTTGTTGAACACCAGAGACTGCACAGTGAAGAGAAGCCCTTTGCCATCCAGTTCAACAAACacttgctgagcacctactatgtgcccggCAGTCTTCTGGGGGCAAGGGACACCAGGGTGAGTGATGTGGACCCAATAAATGCACTGGATGTGGCAAAGCTCTTGTGTGTGGTTCAGCCCCCACCCACCAGGAATTTCCCCCTGGGGAGCAAACCTGACAATTAA